One window from the genome of Plasmodium berghei ANKA genome assembly, chromosome: 3 encodes:
- a CDS encoding RING zinc finger protein, putative codes for MGIINSTTYNNIDDDDGNYNTRAIQFNSPIISRTNSNQLYDLPTQGPNINVQRTSVVRNYVNLRRKTLQIINDGNNVYLINFFFDALYDVEISIHFCCKEGFTEKRELFYSPGKYKTITKVFPKEINQMYISQPEEGINLKLFDINDLKSKPNYEYIIPILIILKAIGTPVPQAQYNYAYLEEKEIKENKKSEKEYRIVLYRQKIQFANKYFEVQEIFGIEKSNTPPLNPVDTSLSGKECVICLTEEGNTAILPCRHMCLCNTCANIIRMQNTKCPICRQGIKGLLQIAVDNKKESSIE; via the exons ATGGGAATAATAAATTCTACCAcgtataataatatagatgATGACGATGGAAATTATAAT ACAAGAGCGATCCAATTTAATTCTCCTATAATTAGC AGAACAAACAGTAACCAATTATATGACCTACCGACCCAAGGACCGAATATAAATGTTCAAAGAACATCTGTAGTTCGAAACTATGTAAATTTACGCAGAAAAACATTGCAAATTATTAATGATGGGAATaatgtttatttaataaattttttttttgacgCTCTTTATGACGTTGAAATATCAATCCATTTTTGTTGCAAAGAAGGATTTACAGAAAAACGAGAATTATT TTATTCCCCAGGGAAATACAAAACTATTACAAAAGTATTTCCGaaagaaataaatcaaaTGTATATAAGTCAACCCGAGGAAGGAATTAACTTAAAGttatttgatataaatgatttaaaatCTAAACcaaattatgaatatataatacctATTTTGATCATTCTTAAAGCTATAGGTACACCCGTACCTCAGGCCCAATATAATTATGCTTATttagaagaaaaagaaataaaagaaaacaaaaaatcaGAAAAAGAATATCGAATTGTTCTTTATAGgcaaaaaatacaatttgcaaataaatattttgaggTTCAAGAAATTTTTGGAATTGAAAAATCAAATACTCCACCCCTGAACCCAGTCGATACGTCCCTCTCTGGAAA AGAATGTGTAATTTGCCTTACAGAAGAAGGAAACACCGCTATATTACCATGTAGGCACATGTGTCTTTGTAATACG TGCGCCAATATTATCAGGATGCAAAACACGAAATGCCCTATTTGTAGGCAAG GGATTAAAGGATTACTGCAAATTGCAGTTGATAACAAAAAGGAATCATCTATtgaataa